In one window of Chanodichthys erythropterus isolate Z2021 chromosome 23, ASM2448905v1, whole genome shotgun sequence DNA:
- the rhbdl1 gene encoding rhomboid-related protein 1 isoform X2 has translation MDRSSLFQLIQEQLDPEQTGFIAVENFTSLAEHHELQLDPSKLEMLLALVQSNEHGHVCYQELIELLNSKRSSSFRRAIANGRRTLQREILLDETGLGVYKRFVRYVAYEILPCETDRRWYFHQNRLCPPPVFMAIITIVQIIVFMCYGVMLNKWVLQTYQPDFMKSPLVYHPGHRAQIWRFFSYMFMHVGLEQLGFNALLQLMIGVPLEMVHGILRISLLYMAGVVAGSLTVSITDMRAPVVGGSGGVYALCSAHLANVVMNWAGMKCPYKLLRMILALVCMSSEVGRAVWLRFSPPLPSSGPQPSFMAHLSGAVVGISMGLLILRSYEESLHKQCSWWVLIFSFITFLLFAIFWNIFAYELLGVQIPPPP, from the exons ATGGATAGAAGCTCTCTGTTTCAGCTCATACAAGAGCAG CTGGACCCAGAGCAGACTGGTTTTATAGCAGTGGAAAATTTCACCAGTCTAGCTGAGCACCATGAGTTACAGCTGGACCCCAGTAAACTGGAGATGCTGCTGGCGCTGGTACAGAGCAACGAACACGGACACGTCTGCTACCAGGAACTCATAGAACTG cTGAACAGCAAGCGTTCCAGTAGTTTTCGCCGAGCCATTGCAAATGGGCGTCGCACGCTGCAGCGAGAGATCCTATTGGATGAGACGGGGCTGGGCGTGTACAAGCGCTTCGTGCGCTATGTTGCCTATGAGATTCTGCCATGCGAGACGGACCGCCGATGGTACTTCCATCAGAACAGACTTTGCCCACCTCCTGTGTTCATGGCCATCATAACCATTGTACAG atCATAGTGTTTATGTGTTACGGCGTGATGCTCAATAAATGGGTGTTGCAAACCTACCAGCCGGATTTCATGAAGAGTCCGCTGGTGTATCATCCCGGACACCGTGCACAAATCTGGAGGTTCTTCAGCTACATGTTCATGCATGTTGG gttaGAGCAGTTGGGTTTCAACGCTCTTCTCCAGCTGATGATTGGAGTTCCTCTGGAGATGGTTCATGGGATCCTGAGGATCAGTCTGCTGTATATGGCAGGAGTCGTCGCTG GTTCGCTGACGGTGTCCATCACGGATATGCGAGCTCCAGTGGTGGGCGGGTCCGGCGGGGTCTATGCACTTTGCTCAGCACATCTCGCCAATGTTGTCATG aACTGGGCCGGTATGAAGTGTCCATACAAGTTGCTGCGGATGATTCTTGCACTTGTTTGCA TGAGTTCTGAGGTGGGCCGTGCCGTATGGTTGCGTTTTTCGCCGCCCCTCCCCTCTTCCGGACCGCAGCCCAGTTTCATGGCTCATCTGTCGGGCGCAGTGGTGGGCATCAGCATGGGGCTGCTGATCTTGCGGAGCTATGAGGAATCTCTGCATAAACAGTGCTCCTGGTGGGTCCTCATCTTCTCCTTCATCACCTTCCTCCTCTTCGCCATCTTCTGGAACATTTTCGCTTACGAGCTGCTCGGGGTACAGATCCCACCCCCTCCCTGA
- the rhbdl1 gene encoding rhomboid-related protein 1 isoform X4 produces the protein MTSDIRQLSHLQYLFNTLDPEQTGFIAVENFTSLAEHHELQLDPSKLEMLLALVQSNEHGHVCYQELIELIIVFMCYGVMLNKWVLQTYQPDFMKSPLVYHPGHRAQIWRFFSYMFMHVGLEQLGFNALLQLMIGVPLEMVHGILRISLLYMAGVVAGSLTVSITDMRAPVVGGSGGVYALCSAHLANVVMNWAGMKCPYKLLRMILALVCMSSEVGRAVWLRFSPPLPSSGPQPSFMAHLSGAVVGISMGLLILRSYEESLHKQCSWWVLIFSFITFLLFAIFWNIFAYELLGVQIPPPP, from the exons CTGGACCCAGAGCAGACTGGTTTTATAGCAGTGGAAAATTTCACCAGTCTAGCTGAGCACCATGAGTTACAGCTGGACCCCAGTAAACTGGAGATGCTGCTGGCGCTGGTACAGAGCAACGAACACGGACACGTCTGCTACCAGGAACTCATAGAACTG atCATAGTGTTTATGTGTTACGGCGTGATGCTCAATAAATGGGTGTTGCAAACCTACCAGCCGGATTTCATGAAGAGTCCGCTGGTGTATCATCCCGGACACCGTGCACAAATCTGGAGGTTCTTCAGCTACATGTTCATGCATGTTGG gttaGAGCAGTTGGGTTTCAACGCTCTTCTCCAGCTGATGATTGGAGTTCCTCTGGAGATGGTTCATGGGATCCTGAGGATCAGTCTGCTGTATATGGCAGGAGTCGTCGCTG GTTCGCTGACGGTGTCCATCACGGATATGCGAGCTCCAGTGGTGGGCGGGTCCGGCGGGGTCTATGCACTTTGCTCAGCACATCTCGCCAATGTTGTCATG aACTGGGCCGGTATGAAGTGTCCATACAAGTTGCTGCGGATGATTCTTGCACTTGTTTGCA TGAGTTCTGAGGTGGGCCGTGCCGTATGGTTGCGTTTTTCGCCGCCCCTCCCCTCTTCCGGACCGCAGCCCAGTTTCATGGCTCATCTGTCGGGCGCAGTGGTGGGCATCAGCATGGGGCTGCTGATCTTGCGGAGCTATGAGGAATCTCTGCATAAACAGTGCTCCTGGTGGGTCCTCATCTTCTCCTTCATCACCTTCCTCCTCTTCGCCATCTTCTGGAACATTTTCGCTTACGAGCTGCTCGGGGTACAGATCCCACCCCCTCCCTGA
- the rhbdl1 gene encoding rhomboid-related protein 1 isoform X1 produces MTSDIRQLSHLQYLFNTLDPEQTGFIAVENFTSLAEHHELQLDPSKLEMLLALVQSNEHGHVCYQELIELLNSKRSSSFRRAIANGRRTLQREILLDETGLGVYKRFVRYVAYEILPCETDRRWYFHQNRLCPPPVFMAIITIVQIIVFMCYGVMLNKWVLQTYQPDFMKSPLVYHPGHRAQIWRFFSYMFMHVGLEQLGFNALLQLMIGVPLEMVHGILRISLLYMAGVVAGSLTVSITDMRAPVVGGSGGVYALCSAHLANVVMNWAGMKCPYKLLRMILALVCMSSEVGRAVWLRFSPPLPSSGPQPSFMAHLSGAVVGISMGLLILRSYEESLHKQCSWWVLIFSFITFLLFAIFWNIFAYELLGVQIPPPP; encoded by the exons CTGGACCCAGAGCAGACTGGTTTTATAGCAGTGGAAAATTTCACCAGTCTAGCTGAGCACCATGAGTTACAGCTGGACCCCAGTAAACTGGAGATGCTGCTGGCGCTGGTACAGAGCAACGAACACGGACACGTCTGCTACCAGGAACTCATAGAACTG cTGAACAGCAAGCGTTCCAGTAGTTTTCGCCGAGCCATTGCAAATGGGCGTCGCACGCTGCAGCGAGAGATCCTATTGGATGAGACGGGGCTGGGCGTGTACAAGCGCTTCGTGCGCTATGTTGCCTATGAGATTCTGCCATGCGAGACGGACCGCCGATGGTACTTCCATCAGAACAGACTTTGCCCACCTCCTGTGTTCATGGCCATCATAACCATTGTACAG atCATAGTGTTTATGTGTTACGGCGTGATGCTCAATAAATGGGTGTTGCAAACCTACCAGCCGGATTTCATGAAGAGTCCGCTGGTGTATCATCCCGGACACCGTGCACAAATCTGGAGGTTCTTCAGCTACATGTTCATGCATGTTGG gttaGAGCAGTTGGGTTTCAACGCTCTTCTCCAGCTGATGATTGGAGTTCCTCTGGAGATGGTTCATGGGATCCTGAGGATCAGTCTGCTGTATATGGCAGGAGTCGTCGCTG GTTCGCTGACGGTGTCCATCACGGATATGCGAGCTCCAGTGGTGGGCGGGTCCGGCGGGGTCTATGCACTTTGCTCAGCACATCTCGCCAATGTTGTCATG aACTGGGCCGGTATGAAGTGTCCATACAAGTTGCTGCGGATGATTCTTGCACTTGTTTGCA TGAGTTCTGAGGTGGGCCGTGCCGTATGGTTGCGTTTTTCGCCGCCCCTCCCCTCTTCCGGACCGCAGCCCAGTTTCATGGCTCATCTGTCGGGCGCAGTGGTGGGCATCAGCATGGGGCTGCTGATCTTGCGGAGCTATGAGGAATCTCTGCATAAACAGTGCTCCTGGTGGGTCCTCATCTTCTCCTTCATCACCTTCCTCCTCTTCGCCATCTTCTGGAACATTTTCGCTTACGAGCTGCTCGGGGTACAGATCCCACCCCCTCCCTGA
- the rhbdl1 gene encoding rhomboid-related protein 1 isoform X3: MLLALVQSNEHGHVCYQELIELLNSKRSSSFRRAIANGRRTLQREILLDETGLGVYKRFVRYVAYEILPCETDRRWYFHQNRLCPPPVFMAIITIVQIIVFMCYGVMLNKWVLQTYQPDFMKSPLVYHPGHRAQIWRFFSYMFMHVGLEQLGFNALLQLMIGVPLEMVHGILRISLLYMAGVVAGSLTVSITDMRAPVVGGSGGVYALCSAHLANVVMNWAGMKCPYKLLRMILALVCMSSEVGRAVWLRFSPPLPSSGPQPSFMAHLSGAVVGISMGLLILRSYEESLHKQCSWWVLIFSFITFLLFAIFWNIFAYELLGVQIPPPP, translated from the exons ATGCTGCTGGCGCTGGTACAGAGCAACGAACACGGACACGTCTGCTACCAGGAACTCATAGAACTG cTGAACAGCAAGCGTTCCAGTAGTTTTCGCCGAGCCATTGCAAATGGGCGTCGCACGCTGCAGCGAGAGATCCTATTGGATGAGACGGGGCTGGGCGTGTACAAGCGCTTCGTGCGCTATGTTGCCTATGAGATTCTGCCATGCGAGACGGACCGCCGATGGTACTTCCATCAGAACAGACTTTGCCCACCTCCTGTGTTCATGGCCATCATAACCATTGTACAG atCATAGTGTTTATGTGTTACGGCGTGATGCTCAATAAATGGGTGTTGCAAACCTACCAGCCGGATTTCATGAAGAGTCCGCTGGTGTATCATCCCGGACACCGTGCACAAATCTGGAGGTTCTTCAGCTACATGTTCATGCATGTTGG gttaGAGCAGTTGGGTTTCAACGCTCTTCTCCAGCTGATGATTGGAGTTCCTCTGGAGATGGTTCATGGGATCCTGAGGATCAGTCTGCTGTATATGGCAGGAGTCGTCGCTG GTTCGCTGACGGTGTCCATCACGGATATGCGAGCTCCAGTGGTGGGCGGGTCCGGCGGGGTCTATGCACTTTGCTCAGCACATCTCGCCAATGTTGTCATG aACTGGGCCGGTATGAAGTGTCCATACAAGTTGCTGCGGATGATTCTTGCACTTGTTTGCA TGAGTTCTGAGGTGGGCCGTGCCGTATGGTTGCGTTTTTCGCCGCCCCTCCCCTCTTCCGGACCGCAGCCCAGTTTCATGGCTCATCTGTCGGGCGCAGTGGTGGGCATCAGCATGGGGCTGCTGATCTTGCGGAGCTATGAGGAATCTCTGCATAAACAGTGCTCCTGGTGGGTCCTCATCTTCTCCTTCATCACCTTCCTCCTCTTCGCCATCTTCTGGAACATTTTCGCTTACGAGCTGCTCGGGGTACAGATCCCACCCCCTCCCTGA
- the zgc:112496 gene encoding uncharacterized protein zgc:112496 encodes MSVDGSLFGCEDPAVWRGIHGKYWTVIEAKSAVKGKTSGKLLQLDKWFQEELPAAISARSQRFLTHAELVKIMEWKLTKGKFRPRLQQLIGSNSEEAVQSSTSKAFGLLPDVQAAITELCKLKGVGPATASAVLAAGAPGEVAFMADEAVESIAELRPVEYTAKHYALFLQKMLHKSSQLNKVDGQQDWTPHRVEQCLWAWAVANQIQPSLIQEFNLKDATHTVTNKKPEKRKTADEKPSKRLKITRS; translated from the exons ATGTCTGTGGACGGGAGTCTGTTTGGCTGTGAAGATCCAGCTGTATGGAGAGGGATTCATGGAAAATACTGGACTGTGATTGAAGCAAAATCAGCTGTAAAGGGCAAGACTTCTGGAAAGCTCTTGCAACTGGACAAATG GTTTCAGGAGGAGCTGCCCGCAGCGATCTCGGCTCGATCCCAGCGTTTCCTCACACATGCTGAGCTCGTCAAGATCATGGAGTGGAAACTGACT AAAGGGAAGTTCAGGCCACGTCTGCAGCAGCTCATTGGCTCGAACAGCGAGGAGGCGGTTCAGAGCTCAACCAGCAAAGCATTCGGTTTGTTGCCCGATGTCCAGGCGGCAATTACAGAGCTGTGCAAACTCAAAGGAGTCGGGCCAGCAACGGCATCAG CCGTGTTGGCAGCCGGAGCTCCAGGTGAAGTGGCCTTCATGGCTGATGAAGCTGTGGAGAGCATCGCCGAGCTCAGACCGGTCGAGTACACGGCCAAACATTATGCACTTTTCCTCCAGAAAATGCTGCATAAATCATCCCAGCTTAATAAAG TGGACGGCCAGCAGGACTGGACTCCTCACAGGGTGGAGCAATGTTTATGGGCATGGGCGGTGGCCAATCAGATTCAGCCCTCTTTAATACAGGAATTCAATCTGAAGGATGCAACACATACAGTGACCAATAAGAAGCCAGAGAAGAGGAAGACAGCTGATGAAAAACCCTCGAAGAGACTGAAGATTACACGATCTTAA